Sequence from the Paraburkholderia acidiphila genome:
AGGGTACGCCTCGGCCACGGTTTCACGGCGCTGCGACAGGAAGCTCACCACGTTGTTCGCGCGGAAGGTCTTGTTGTTGCGCGTCACCTTCAACTGCATGCCGCGCTCGAAGTGACCCGAGCACACGCGGATGAACGCCACGCGGTCGCGGTGCGCGAGGTCCATGTTGGCCTGCACCTTGAACACGACGCCAGTGAATTTGCTTTCTTCAGGCGAGACCGGGCGCTGCACGGCCATGCGCGGCGACGGCGGCGGCGCGAGATCGACCAGCGCGTCGAGAATTTCCTTCACGCCGAAGTTGTTGATCGCCGAGCCGAACAGCACCGGCGACTGCTCGCCCGCGAGGAAGGCGTCGCGATCGAACGTGGGCGTCGCGCCCGTGATCAGCTCGACTTCTTCCTTGGTGCGCTTCCAGTGATAGCCGAAGCGGGCTTCGCCTTCTTCTTCGCTGATGTTCTGCAGCGTTTCCACCGCTCCGCCAAGCGACTCCTGACCCGCGCGGAACACGCGCACCTGGTCGCGCTGAATGTCGTACACGCCCTGGAACTCCTTGCCCATGCCGATGGGCCAGGTGAACGGCACGGCGGCCACACCCAGGTGCTGCTCGATTTCGTCGAGCAGGTCGAGCGGCTCGCGCACTTCGCGGTCGAGCTTGTTGATGAACGTGAGAATCGGCGTCTTGCGGCTGCGGCAGACTTCGAGCAGCTTGAGCGTCTGCGCTTCCACGCCGTTCGCGCCGTCGATCACCATCACGGCCGCATCGACCGCCGTCAGCACACGATAGGTATCTTCCGAGAAGTCCTCGTGGCCCGGGGTGTCGAGCAGATTGATGACGGCGTCGCCGTACTCGAACTGCATGACCGAGCTCGCGACCGAAATGCCGCGCTGCTTTTCGATCTCCATCCAGTCGGAGGTCGCGAAGCGGCCGCTCTTCTTGCCCTTCACGGTACCGGCGATCTGGATCGCGCCCGAAAACAGCAGCAGTTTTTCGGTGAGCGTGGTCTTGCCCGCGTCCGGGTGAGAAATGACCGCGAACGTGCGGCGGCGTCTGAGTTCGGCTACTGACATGGATAGGGCGGGTATCACAGATGAATTCGGGCA
This genomic interval carries:
- a CDS encoding peptide chain release factor 3; this encodes MSVAELRRRRTFAVISHPDAGKTTLTEKLLLFSGAIQIAGTVKGKKSGRFATSDWMEIEKQRGISVASSVMQFEYGDAVINLLDTPGHEDFSEDTYRVLTAVDAAVMVIDGANGVEAQTLKLLEVCRSRKTPILTFINKLDREVREPLDLLDEIEQHLGVAAVPFTWPIGMGKEFQGVYDIQRDQVRVFRAGQESLGGAVETLQNISEEEGEARFGYHWKRTKEEVELITGATPTFDRDAFLAGEQSPVLFGSAINNFGVKEILDALVDLAPPPSPRMAVQRPVSPEESKFTGVVFKVQANMDLAHRDRVAFIRVCSGHFERGMQLKVTRNNKTFRANNVVSFLSQRRETVAEAYPGDIIGIPNHGTLSLGDTLTEGEDLQFTGLPFFAPEIFQTIEVVDPMRAKQLGEALKQLGEEGAIQVFRPIHGGATILGAVGQLQFEVVSHRLAAEYKVAVRLMPARYRLSRWVTCDDPAELRRFTDSYEARMAYDASNAPTYLASHVSEIEVAQKAWPKIVFNELREHSGAPFRKSM